One stretch of Amycolatopsis sp. NBC_00345 DNA includes these proteins:
- a CDS encoding deoxyguanosinetriphosphate triphosphohydrolase: protein MSDGYSGHDRARVLAEAPKGAALTGARPDGRSAFARDRARVLHSAALRRLAGKTQVVGPGEGAEVSGVPRTRLTHSLEVAQIGRGIAEELGADPDLVDTAGLGHDIGHPPFGHNGEKALNQVAQACGGFEGNAQTLRILTRLEPKAVAEDGVTAGLNLTRACLDATMKYPWERRPGEPKYGVYPDDVPVFQWIRAGAPGLRRCLEAQIMDWSDDVAYSVHDVEDGVLAGRIRLGVLADPDERAAVAEAAARHFSTQSASTLEGAAKELLDLPVVAELVRTAPDGSLRAQVALKRLTSELVGRFASAAVTGTRGVYGEGPLTRYGARLAVPDQVAAEVALLKALALRYVMSDRRRLAMQDGQRELIVELVTALGQRAPDSLDPLFAPAWRAAADDAARLRVLVDQVASLTDAQAHEWHRWHVGRPG, encoded by the coding sequence GTGAGTGACGGGTACAGCGGGCACGACCGCGCCCGGGTGCTGGCCGAGGCACCCAAGGGCGCGGCGCTGACGGGCGCGCGGCCGGACGGGCGCAGTGCGTTCGCCCGCGACCGCGCGCGGGTGCTGCACTCGGCCGCGCTCCGGCGGCTCGCGGGCAAGACCCAGGTGGTCGGGCCGGGCGAGGGCGCCGAGGTCAGCGGGGTGCCGAGGACCCGGCTCACGCACTCGCTGGAGGTCGCGCAGATCGGCCGGGGCATCGCCGAGGAGCTGGGCGCGGACCCGGACCTGGTCGACACGGCGGGGCTCGGGCACGACATCGGCCACCCGCCGTTCGGGCACAACGGCGAGAAGGCGCTGAACCAGGTCGCGCAGGCCTGCGGCGGCTTCGAGGGCAACGCGCAGACGTTGCGCATCCTCACCCGGCTGGAGCCGAAAGCCGTCGCCGAGGACGGCGTCACGGCGGGGCTGAACCTCACCCGCGCGTGCCTCGACGCGACGATGAAGTACCCGTGGGAGCGCCGCCCGGGCGAGCCGAAGTACGGCGTGTACCCCGACGACGTGCCGGTGTTCCAGTGGATCCGCGCCGGCGCGCCGGGTCTGCGGCGGTGTCTTGAGGCCCAGATCATGGACTGGTCCGACGACGTGGCGTACTCGGTCCACGACGTCGAGGACGGCGTGCTGGCCGGCCGCATCCGGCTGGGCGTGCTCGCCGACCCGGACGAGCGCGCGGCCGTGGCCGAGGCGGCGGCGCGGCACTTCTCCACCCAGTCGGCGTCCACTTTGGAGGGTGCGGCGAAGGAGCTGCTCGACCTGCCCGTGGTCGCCGAGCTGGTGCGGACGGCGCCGGACGGGTCGCTGCGCGCGCAGGTCGCTCTGAAACGCCTGACGAGCGAGCTGGTCGGCCGCTTCGCCTCCGCCGCGGTCACCGGCACCCGCGGTGTGTACGGCGAGGGCCCGCTGACCCGGTACGGCGCGCGCCTGGCCGTGCCGGACCAGGTCGCGGCGGAGGTCGCGCTGCTCAAGGCGCTGGCCCTGCGGTACGTGATGAGCGACCGCCGCCGCCTCGCCATGCAGGACGGCCAGCGCGAGCTGATCGTCGAGCTGGTCACCGCGCTCGGGCAGCGCGCCCCGGACTCGCTGGACCCGCTCTTCGCCCCGGCCTGGCGCGCGGCCGCGGACGACGCCGCGCGCCTGCGCGTGCTCGTCGACCAGGTCGCCTCCCTGACCGACGCGCAGGCCCACGAGTGGCACCGCTGGCACGTCGGCCGGCCGGGCTGA
- a CDS encoding YdcF family protein: MTGMSSAAPQRTKPTRASWLRRITFGAVLVLLAVVGGTAFRVWQVARENDRTPADVIVVLGAAQYNGKPSDIFSARLEKAKQLYDAGVAKTIVTAGGKKAADNFTEAQAGALWLTKHGVPRSATIAVGEGSDTLRSLRAVSDQVQARGWHTAVLVSDPWHSFRSRTMAEDLGLDAWTAPTHSGPIVQERGTQVRYIFRETGALLFYKVTKSPADELFDTMLG; the protein is encoded by the coding sequence ATGACGGGCATGAGTTCCGCCGCACCACAGAGGACGAAGCCGACGCGCGCGAGCTGGCTGCGCCGGATCACGTTCGGCGCGGTGCTGGTGCTGCTGGCCGTCGTCGGCGGCACGGCGTTCCGGGTGTGGCAGGTGGCGCGCGAGAACGACCGCACGCCGGCCGACGTGATCGTGGTGCTCGGCGCCGCGCAGTACAACGGGAAGCCGTCGGACATCTTCTCCGCGCGGCTGGAGAAGGCGAAGCAGCTTTACGACGCGGGCGTCGCGAAGACCATCGTCACCGCCGGCGGCAAGAAGGCCGCGGACAACTTCACCGAGGCACAGGCGGGCGCGTTGTGGCTCACCAAGCACGGCGTGCCGCGGTCGGCGACGATCGCCGTCGGCGAGGGCAGTGACACGCTGCGCAGCCTGCGCGCGGTGTCCGACCAGGTACAGGCGCGCGGCTGGCACACGGCGGTGCTGGTGAGCGACCCGTGGCACTCGTTCCGCAGCCGCACCATGGCCGAGGACCTCGGCCTGGACGCCTGGACCGCGCCGACGCACAGCGGGCCGATCGTGCAGGAGCGCGGGACGCAGGTCCGGTACATCTTCCGCGAGACCGGCGCGCTGCTGTTCTACAAGGTCACGAAGTCGCCTGCGGACGAGCTGTTCGACACGATGCTCGGCTGA
- a CDS encoding response regulator transcription factor produces MIRVLLADDQAMVRGALATVLGLEADIEVVGQVGSGEEVVAAAREAKPDVALLDVQMPGKDGLTAAAELRAALPSCRVIICTTFGRPGYLARAMAAGAAGFVVKDAPPEQLVEAVRRVHSGLRVVDPALAAESLATGASPLTARERDVLRTAKDGSTVADISKALFLSEGTVRNHLSAAIGKTGARTRAEAVRLAEERGWL; encoded by the coding sequence TTGATCCGGGTACTGCTGGCCGACGACCAGGCGATGGTGCGCGGCGCGCTGGCCACCGTGCTGGGCCTCGAAGCCGACATCGAGGTCGTGGGGCAGGTCGGCTCCGGCGAAGAGGTGGTGGCCGCGGCCAGGGAGGCCAAGCCCGACGTCGCGCTGCTCGACGTCCAGATGCCCGGCAAGGACGGCCTGACCGCGGCCGCCGAGCTGCGGGCGGCGCTGCCGTCCTGCCGGGTGATCATCTGCACCACGTTCGGCCGTCCCGGGTACCTCGCGCGCGCGATGGCGGCGGGCGCGGCCGGGTTCGTGGTGAAGGACGCGCCGCCGGAACAGCTCGTGGAGGCCGTCCGCCGCGTCCACAGTGGACTGCGGGTGGTCGACCCCGCGCTGGCCGCCGAGTCGCTCGCCACGGGCGCGAGCCCGCTGACCGCGCGAGAGCGTGACGTGCTGCGCACGGCCAAGGACGGCAGCACCGTCGCCGACATCTCGAAGGCGCTTTTCCTCTCGGAAGGCACTGTGCGCAACCATTTGTCGGCGGCGATCGGCAAGACGGGGGCACGGACCCGGGCCGAGGCCGTCCGGCTCGCCGAGGAGCGCGGCTGGCTGTAG
- a CDS encoding sensor histidine kinase, which yields MAEKDNVRLSTLADRDTWWADPLDGAADDGPHPGRWWILGVVFLLPFLIPVTQSLIRSSLTPLNVAECLLFYGYAACYLFFPLMFGKERRSKLMFAAVMLTAGIATVMVGGTSSFVLLYVTATLAFLLPAAWALIFDLGGLALAALLLLAVGRLSAESGDLGSVAGVTSAMFFMANLIRAIRRLEHANQEIATLAVSNERERVARDLHDLLGHSLTTITVKAGLARRVLESSGDIPRAVEEIREVEGLTRSALSDVRATVTEYREVSLPAEIAGARAALRAAEIEADLPHAVDNVRAELRSVFGYVLREAVTNVLRHSGASRVKVRLGCDWLELEDDGTATEVVAGNGLRGLSERLAAVGGTLRTTVRPGGGLAVRAEVPDPGPAAAAAPAVRAETAGGLA from the coding sequence ATGGCGGAGAAAGACAACGTACGGCTGTCCACGCTGGCCGATCGGGACACCTGGTGGGCCGACCCGCTCGACGGGGCGGCCGACGACGGGCCGCACCCCGGGCGATGGTGGATCCTGGGGGTCGTCTTCCTCCTGCCGTTCCTGATCCCGGTGACCCAGTCGCTGATCCGGTCCTCGCTCACGCCGCTGAACGTGGCCGAGTGCCTGCTCTTCTACGGCTACGCGGCCTGTTACCTGTTCTTCCCGCTGATGTTCGGGAAGGAGCGCCGGTCCAAGCTGATGTTCGCCGCGGTGATGCTGACGGCCGGCATCGCCACGGTCATGGTCGGGGGGACCAGCTCGTTCGTCCTGCTCTACGTCACCGCCACCCTGGCGTTCCTGCTGCCCGCCGCGTGGGCGCTGATCTTCGACCTCGGCGGGCTGGCGCTGGCGGCGCTGCTGCTGCTCGCGGTGGGGCGGCTGTCGGCCGAGTCCGGCGACCTGGGGTCGGTCGCGGGCGTCACGTCGGCCATGTTCTTCATGGCCAACCTGATCCGCGCGATCCGGCGGCTGGAGCACGCGAACCAGGAGATCGCCACGCTCGCCGTCAGCAACGAGCGTGAGCGGGTGGCCCGCGACCTGCACGACCTGCTGGGCCACAGCCTCACCACGATCACCGTGAAGGCCGGCCTGGCGCGGCGGGTGCTGGAGAGCTCCGGCGACATCCCGCGCGCGGTCGAGGAGATCCGCGAGGTGGAGGGCCTCACCCGCAGCGCGCTGTCCGACGTGCGGGCCACCGTCACCGAGTACCGCGAGGTGTCGCTGCCCGCGGAGATCGCCGGCGCGCGGGCGGCGTTGCGGGCGGCGGAGATCGAGGCGGACCTGCCGCACGCGGTCGACAACGTGCGGGCCGAGCTGCGGAGCGTGTTCGGGTACGTGCTGCGCGAGGCCGTCACGAACGTGCTGCGGCATTCGGGGGCGAGCCGGGTGAAGGTCCGGCTGGGCTGCGACTGGCTCGAACTCGAGGACGACGGCACCGCGACCGAAGTGGTGGCGGGCAACGGCCTGCGCGGGCTGTCCGAGCGGCTGGCGGCGGTCGGGGGGACCCTGCGCACGACGGTCCGGCCCGGAGGAGGATTGGCCGTACGGGCGGAGGTCCCGGACCCGGGCCCGGCCGCGGCGGCCGCCCCGGCTGTGCGTGCCGAGACCGCGGGAGGACTGGCTTGA
- a CDS encoding ABC transporter permease translates to MNLSYLTVEIRRLFRSPRFLVFVLAFPVVMFLLQANVFTKASDPDHAAIVAVVMVNMMTFGAFAAATMNGAKLAVERATGWQRQLRLTPLSGAGYLGGKALSGLLVGLPALVLVPLIAIFAEGVHLDAAGWVRVIAGIWLGTIPLVLLGLLLGQFGTPESMQPVNMIVMMGMGFLGGLWIPIEGMPGWMHELAQVMPTYWVIGLVRPAVTNEMLVGLPAAVAVLGAWTVVLGTLVIRRYRKDSARV, encoded by the coding sequence ATGAACCTCAGCTACCTCACCGTCGAAATCCGGCGGCTGTTCCGCTCCCCGCGGTTCCTCGTGTTCGTCCTCGCCTTCCCCGTGGTGATGTTCCTGTTGCAGGCCAACGTCTTCACCAAGGCGAGCGACCCGGACCACGCGGCCATCGTCGCCGTGGTGATGGTCAACATGATGACCTTCGGCGCGTTCGCCGCGGCCACCATGAACGGCGCCAAGCTCGCCGTCGAACGCGCCACCGGCTGGCAGCGGCAGCTGCGCCTGACCCCGCTCTCCGGCGCGGGCTACCTCGGCGGCAAGGCGCTGTCGGGCCTGCTCGTGGGCCTGCCTGCGCTGGTGCTGGTGCCGCTGATCGCGATCTTCGCCGAAGGCGTGCACCTCGACGCGGCCGGCTGGGTCCGCGTCATCGCCGGGATCTGGCTCGGCACCATCCCGCTCGTGCTGCTCGGCCTGCTGCTGGGCCAGTTCGGCACGCCGGAGTCGATGCAGCCGGTGAACATGATCGTGATGATGGGCATGGGCTTCCTGGGCGGGCTGTGGATCCCGATCGAGGGCATGCCGGGCTGGATGCACGAGCTGGCGCAGGTGATGCCGACCTACTGGGTGATCGGGCTGGTGCGCCCCGCCGTGACGAACGAGATGCTGGTGGGCCTCCCGGCGGCGGTCGCGGTGCTCGGGGCCTGGACCGTGGTCCTCGGGACGCTCGTGATCAGGCGTTACCGTAAGGACAGCGCGCGCGTTTGA
- a CDS encoding ABC transporter ATP-binding protein encodes METTQAEREARDVAAGAAVHLTGLRKQYGDVRAVDGVDLTIAPGEVVALLGPNGAGKSTTVDLILGLSRPDAGAVSVFGKTPAGAVRAGMIGAMLQGGTLLDDLTVRETVGMVANLHRRPMPLTEALERAGIADIADRRANKLSGGQKQRVRFAVALVSDPDLLVLDEPTAAMDVGTRREFWKSMYAFTESGRTVLFATHYLEEAEEFADRVVLMRSGRVVADGSVAQVRALAGGRTIRAVLPGATEATERLLARLPGVTEFELRGERAAVSSSASDTTLRALMTAVPDVRDIEISAVGLEGAFLSLTASDTSPEEAAR; translated from the coding sequence ATGGAAACCACACAGGCCGAGCGCGAGGCTCGGGACGTCGCGGCGGGGGCCGCCGTTCATTTGACCGGGTTGAGGAAGCAGTACGGCGACGTGCGGGCCGTCGATGGGGTCGACCTGACCATCGCGCCGGGGGAGGTGGTGGCGCTGCTCGGGCCGAACGGTGCGGGCAAGTCCACCACCGTCGACCTGATCCTGGGGCTCAGCCGGCCCGACGCGGGTGCGGTCAGCGTGTTCGGCAAGACGCCCGCGGGCGCCGTGCGCGCCGGGATGATCGGGGCGATGCTGCAGGGCGGCACGCTGCTCGACGACCTGACCGTGCGCGAGACCGTCGGCATGGTCGCGAACCTGCACCGCCGTCCGATGCCGCTCACCGAGGCGCTTGAACGCGCGGGCATCGCCGACATCGCCGACCGGCGGGCGAACAAGCTGTCCGGCGGGCAGAAGCAGCGGGTGCGGTTCGCCGTCGCGCTGGTGTCCGACCCGGACCTGCTCGTGCTCGACGAGCCGACCGCCGCGATGGACGTCGGCACGCGGCGCGAGTTCTGGAAGTCCATGTACGCCTTCACCGAATCCGGCCGCACGGTCCTGTTCGCGACGCACTACCTGGAGGAGGCCGAGGAGTTCGCCGATCGCGTGGTCCTGATGCGCTCCGGCCGCGTCGTCGCCGACGGCTCCGTGGCGCAGGTCCGCGCGCTGGCCGGCGGGCGCACCATCCGGGCCGTGCTGCCGGGTGCGACCGAAGCCACCGAGCGGCTGCTGGCGCGGCTGCCCGGCGTCACCGAGTTCGAGCTGCGCGGCGAACGCGCCGCCGTCTCGAGTTCCGCCTCCGACACCACGTTGCGGGCGCTCATGACCGCCGTTCCGGACGTGCGTGACATCGAGATCAGCGCCGTCGGCCTCGAAGGCGCCTTCCTTTCCCTGACCGCGAGCGACACCAGCCCGGAAGAAGCAGCCCGATGA